TGACGTTGATCACACCGAAGCATTTCTCGTAGACCACCGTGTCGTTTTGAATAATCGCGACCGCCATCCCCGGGACGCCGCTTTTGTTGAAGAGCTCTTCCGTGTAGAGATCGAACGCAGGAATCGTTTTGTCGAGATCTCCTGCCGCCGGCGTCTGATCATAGGACGCCGTAATACATCCCGACACCAGGATTATACAGAATAATCCGAGAATCAGTGCTGTAACCGGTTTAAAAATAATGATAATCCCCTCTGATAAATAAAGTAACATCCTTCTTCCTGATATATGTGCATTGCGGTTTTTTTTGCCGGATCCGATGAAAGGGAAAAAAAGAAAAAAGCGGATCGGTTCGGCGGGATGCCGAAGGGATCGGATGAATGTTCTGTATTTTTAGAGGCCGGCCCGCTCGACGATAACATCGGCTACCGATTTCTCGCTCGTGAACGGGAAATCTGCGGCCGTAAGAAGGGTGCCTGCTTCGCCTGCGGTCATTTTCAGATCGCCGACCTGACAGGTCGTGTCTGCACCGTCTGGAAACGCGGCGATGAGAGCGGCGGGGGTGTCGATCGGAAACGATGCTCCCGAGAGTGCCCCGCTGATCTGGGCATGGATCTGCTCTTTTACGGTAAGGGGAACAAATCCGGGCATCCCGGCGACCTCTCCCGCGGCTTTTGCGATCGGGCAGTCGGCGCTGTGGGTTTCGCATCCGAAGCATGCTCCCTTGATTGCTTTGAGGGACTCTTCGGCCTTTGTCTGCGAGACGTCTTTACCTGTGTAACTCCATGTTGGCATCTTGTTTCACCAGATACCTGTTGTCGTGTTACATTTATATACAAAATGGTCATTATACTGTACAATGCAATTTGATACAGAATAATAACCCTGCGGGTTAATGAGTGTGCATTACCAATATATCTATTAGCAAAGGAGGGATCGTGGCAACAACACTGAGTTCATCACTGACCGAGATTCGTGAACTGAAAAAGGAGGTCACCGAGCTGCGTATGAATTTAAAGCGCTTTATCGAGCATGCAAACCAGCAGCATGCGATGACTGCCCTCACCGATCTCAAACAGAATTATGCCGGGTTTTTAGCAAACGATCAGGTGGAAACGGCAAAATCCGAGCTTTCTTCGAAGATGGTCGCAGACTGCGGAATGCGGGACAAATGCTACGGCGTGTTTCTGGAGTTTCTGCAGAACACATCTAAGCATATCAAAGACGGCCGGGTGTCCGAAGAGATCATCCAGTCCTACCGTGACCAGCTGAAAAACATGCGGGAAGCGGGGCCTTTCGACCGGTGCGACACCTGTTTTTCGCAGGTCTACCGGCTCTTTGAAAAACAGGTCGATCTCATGCAGTCTCTCGGCATTTATGAAGACAGCAGCCGGGAACAGGAGATCATTACCGATATCCCGGAAGAAACGGCGGTCAGAGATCTGTTGGAGCCGATCGCAAACGTCCTGCGGTTCCAGATTTTGAAATCGCTTGCGGCCCAGACCCGGACCTTTTCCGAGATCTCTGCCCTGACCGGGCTTCGCGGCGGGAACCTGCTGTTTCATATCAAAAAACTCACCGAATCAGGGATGATCCTGCAGAGCCATGAACGGGGGGATTACGTAATAACGGATAAAGGATTCAAAACGCTGAACGCCGTTTCGGCGTTGTACCGCGAGACCCATCACCCCCATATGCGCTAAAAAAAGAAAAAAATATTTTTTGGATTTATACGAGCTCGGTTCCGCCGGCCACGACCACGAACTGGCCGGTGACGTAACTCGACATGTCGCTTGAGAAGTAGAGGATGGTTCCTTTCAGTTCGCCGCGTTTTGCCGGCAGGTTCAGCGGGCAGACTCTGCTGTACTGAGTGAGGAACTCGGATGATTTGAATAATGTGCCTTCCGTCATATCCGATTCAAAGAGACCGGGGCCGACCGCATTGACGGTGATGTTGTTCTGTCCGTATGAGGTTGCCATACCCATAGTCAGACCAAGGACGGCGGCCTTCGACGTGTTGTACACGTGGCGGACGAACATGTCTCCCTTGTCGCCGATGATGGCGTTGATCGAGGCGGTGTTGATGATCTTTCCGTAGTTCTGGGCTTTCATGTGCGGCACGACATATTTGCTCATGAGGTAGATGCCTTTGACGTTCGTGTCCATCGATCTGTCCCACTCTTCTACGGTGAGGGTCTCGACAGTTCCGCGCTGGGCAATGCCGGCGTTGTTGAAGAGGATGTGGATCGTTCCGTAATGTTTGACGATCGCATCAACCGCCTCTTTTACGCTCTGTTCGTTGGTTACATCGCACGGGTAGGTGAAAACGTCTCCGCCTTTACCGGCGATTTCTTTTGCGACTACTTCCAGTTTGTCTGTTCTGCGTGCAAGCATGGCGACTTTTGCTCCGGCTTCTGCGTATGCTCTTGCCGCGTCGGCGCCAAGACCGCTGGAAGCTCCGGCGACAACCGCCACTTTTCCTGTCAAATCACAATAGTTAATCATTTTCTGTCAAGCTGATACTTATCCGTTTGGAATAATAAAGAAAATGCCACTCAAAAACCGGAATACGCAGGGTTTTTCTGTGCAGAATACCTGAAGCATTTTTCCGGATAAAAATGGGACAAAATGGAAAACAGCGGCAGGAAACAAGAAAAATGCCTGACCTGCTCAGGGGGCCTGGAAGCGAATTCAGAAACTTTATCTTGAAACAATGTGTTTATGAGATATAATGAAAGAGACAGGCAGTTATGACGGACGCGGGCATGTCTGAAGATCCCCTTCTGTCGATCCAGCAGAAACTGATCTCCTGCGGAATGCGGGAGTATGAAGCGGGAGTATGAAGCGAAAATCTATGTGACCATCTTCAGCCGTGGGATTCTGACCGCGTATGAGATCCATCAGTTCAGCGGGGTCCCCCGCGGGAGGGTGTACGATGTCCTGACGATTCTCGAGCAGAAGGGTTTCATCTCCCGTTCGTGGGAGAAACCGGTCTATTATACTGCCGAACCGGTGGAGAAGGTTTCTCTTCGTCTGGTGAAGGATACACTGGCAAATCTGGAACACATGACCACCTGTCTCAACGAACTTCAGGACGTCTGCTATCCTCTGGGTGGTAAAATCGTCGGCGTGCATGAATTCCAGACCGATCTTGCGATAGATACGCAGATCCGGATGGAACTCAGGCGTTCCTGCAAGGAGGTCCTTATCCTCTGTTTCGATGAGCGGATCCTGCAGAGATATTTTGACGACATCAAGGAAGCCGCCAAGCGGATCCCGGTGTATGTCGTCGTGAAAGATAAGAAAATGGCGAAGTTCTCCCCGATAAAATGCTATATGGTCAAACGGGGGATCCCCATGACGACGATGGAGATGCCGGTCTCTTCCAAAAAACAGCGGCTCCCCGTTCTTGCGCAGTTCTATCACGACCGTCAGGGCACGATCGCGATCCTTGAACATAAGGGTCAGATGATCTGCCTTGGTCTTGTGAATAACGTCTCGGTGTTTGTGGCGCAGAGCATCCTTCAGAATATCGAACGGATCGAGCCGGACGAGTGAGTGGGTCGGGAACAATAGGACGGGCGCGGGCGGTCTTAATTCGCCAACCGCTTTACAATCCTCATTGCTCTAAGGGTAAGCCATTTGCTTTGTTCGTCCTTATGTCCGATTGGTATGAGAAGTCGGTCACTGGCATAGGTATTTTCAAGTCTCCATCTGCCCGATTCGTCCTGCTTGGACACAACGAGGTTAAGAGCATCGTCCATGCGGGTGTCCCTAACACCAAGTTCGCTAAGAATATCGAGTATTTCCAGCACATCGGTCTGATACATCAAGGGAAAACCAAATTTGAGCCAGCCGGGTTTTGATGTCCGCTTGAGATTATGGCTGCGTTTATAGATATGGTGGGTCAGGATAAACTCCGCGGCCTTGTCTATTGTGTCTTGCACCGCCTGCGTTCTCTGTTCCTCAGGTATGGCGCTAAACGCTTTGAGCGCTTTAACGACGCCCATATGGCAGGTATGCTGGCCCCAGCATGTTTCATATCGGTTATACGGGGGGACCTGCGGGTCATCTTCCGTCCCGTCGTTGAAGCGCATATACTGGGTGAGCCAGTCAATACCTTTCTGCAACCGTGGATCATCAATATACCCGAAGCGTATGAGGCTCCAGACCATATTTCCCGTTAGACAGGGGATAACCTCATGTATTCTTCCGCCTCCGGTTTTTACTGTGGCGTTCTGCGAAAAACCGCCGTCCTGCTTTTCCTGTGAACACGTCAGTATATATTCACAATGTTCCTGAATCTGCGGCGAAGGGCTGGCGCCTAACTCCGCAAGCGTGATCAGCGACCAGACAAGCCCTTTGTATTTATACGTGTAAAATCTAGGATGGGCTTGGAGATAGGCAGGTTCCTGTTGTTTTCGAAGAATATCGGGGACAATACCATTTTGCATGATTTCATATTTTGCCTGCCGGACTTTTGGGTCATCTTCGGGTTTGTCTAATATCTGCTTTAACGCAAAATACCGTACTGAAGGATTTTCTTCTTCTAACAGCCAATTTGTGTGATCTGCTTTGAGTATCGCTTTCCAATTTTCCATTTTTCCCTCTTTTGTATAAGCAGTACGGCAGCAATGTGGTATTTGACAGTGTGCAGATTTTTCTGTCTCTTCTCCTATGCTCTAACGCCTAACTCAATCATTCAGCCTCCATCTTCAAATATCTATTTCCTGAAAACCGCACTCATTGATCCACCTGAATTCTTTGCACATCCCGGAGATTAGGATTCCCCACCGCGGGACGCTCCGCACCGGATCGCAAATCAGAAATTTGCTCTGCTGAGGTCGTCCGCTTTCAGCGTCCAACCCGCAGTCGCCTCCCCGCACCCCGATTAAAAAAAGAAAGATAGAATACGAGTATGAGAAAAACCCGCGGGCGGGTTTTTCCCAGCATTTTTCCAGAGAGGGTGCGATTCCTGCGCAGGCGATAAGCCGGAGCAGAGCACCCGAACGCAAGAAAAATGCGATTCGCGTTAATTCGCGGAGATTCGCGGTGGGCTTTCTCAGGCTTCCACACCAAACCTTACCCTTCCCGAATTTCACACCCATAACTCCAATCCTTCCGCCCCCTGTTTCTTATTTTGTGAATTTCGTTACCACCCCGCAGTCGCAAATCAAAGATTTGCTCCGCTGAGGGCGAGCCTATCGGCTCACCCCGCTTCACCCGAACAAAATACTCTTCGGCTCCGTGTATTCGTACACGAAGTCCCTGCCGTTTTCCCGTCCGAATCCCGAGTTCGCGACCCCGCCAAACGGCATTTCCGGCGGAAGCGTCAGATGCTTGTTCACCCAGACGACCCCGCATCTAAGCCCCTCGGCAAAGTTATGGGCCGTTCCTATATCGGTGGTCCAGACCGATGACCCGAGACCGTACTGGGTGGAATTTGCGATATTGAGTGCCTCGTCGGGAGTATTGAACGGGATCACCGACATCACCGGTCCGAAGATCTCCTCCGAGACCGCGAGTGGACTCACGTTTTTCAGCAGCGTCGGTGCATAGAAGTTGCCGGGCATCTCCAGTCTCTTCCCGCCGTACACGAGCTGGGCATCGCCGTTAGCGAGGATGTTTTCCACCCAGGCCTCGATCTGGGCCAGCTGATCGGGATTATTCACCGGCCCCATATTCACTTTTTCAAGACCGTTTCCAACCACGTAACCCGAAAGCATAACCTCGGCTTTGTGCACGAACTCATCGGCAAGCGATGCGTCGACCAAGATCCGCTTGGCAGACGTGCAGACCTGGCCGCAGTTGTAGAACCGGTTTCTGACCGCCGCTTTCACCGCGGCGTCGATGTCGGCCGTTTTCGTCACGATGAAACTGTCGTTCCCGCCAAGCTCCAGCGTCAGTTTTTTCAGATGCGGGGCGGCGAGAAGCGAAACCGCCTTTCCGGATTGGACCGATCCGGTAAACGAGATGTGACGGACATCAGGGTGCGAGACTAGCGCGGCGCCGGTTTCCCCTCCCGATCCCGTCACGATCTGCAGGGCCTCTTTGGGAAAGCCTCCTTCGTGCAGCGCCTCGGCGATCTTTAAGATCGTCAGAGACGCGGTCTTCGACGGCTTTGCAAGAACCGCGTTCCCGCAGGCAAGTGCGGCTCCTGCTTTCCAGGCAAAAATCATCACCGGTATGTTCCAGGGAATAATCGCGGCGCAGACCCCGAGCGGTTTTCGAACAACGTTCAGATACCCGTAGCCCGGCAGATTGCGGGCATCGCCCGGAATACTCCCGCATACCGAGGCATAATACTCAAACACATGGGCGGACCCGAGGATCTCGTCACGTGCTTCCCGAAGCGGTTTTCCCTGTTCGGTCGTCAGCAGAACAGCAAGTTCCTCCACCCGTGCCCGCATCAGGGACGCGGCGTTCACAAACATCACGGCACGCTTCGATGCCGCCGTCTTCTCCCATGTCGGCAGGATATCGGCGGCCGCGTTCACAAAATTGTCCACATCATCGGGCGCGGCGTTTGGTATTGTGCCGATGACTTCATTCGTGGCAGGATTTCTCACGTCGAGAGATGATTGCATGCTGGAGTATTATGCCGTAGCCTATTTAGTCCTGTCCGTCGAAGCAGAAAAAATAGGAAATCTCTTGTTCCTGCAAAGAGAACGTATTCGCATGCA
The sequence above is a segment of the uncultured Methanocorpusculum sp. genome. Coding sequences within it:
- a CDS encoding MTH865 family protein, which gives rise to MPTWSYTGKDVSQTKAEESLKAIKGACFGCETHSADCPIAKAAGEVAGMPGFVPLTVKEQIHAQISGALSGASFPIDTPAALIAAFPDGADTTCQVGDLKMTAGEAGTLLTAADFPFTSEKSVADVIVERAGL
- a CDS encoding winged helix-turn-helix domain-containing protein, giving the protein MATTLSSSLTEIRELKKEVTELRMNLKRFIEHANQQHAMTALTDLKQNYAGFLANDQVETAKSELSSKMVADCGMRDKCYGVFLEFLQNTSKHIKDGRVSEEIIQSYRDQLKNMREAGPFDRCDTCFSQVYRLFEKQVDLMQSLGIYEDSSREQEIITDIPEETAVRDLLEPIANVLRFQILKSLAAQTRTFSEISALTGLRGGNLLFHIKKLTESGMILQSHERGDYVITDKGFKTLNAVSALYRETHHPHMR
- a CDS encoding SDR family oxidoreductase, whose protein sequence is MINYCDLTGKVAVVAGASSGLGADAARAYAEAGAKVAMLARRTDKLEVVAKEIAGKGGDVFTYPCDVTNEQSVKEAVDAIVKHYGTIHILFNNAGIAQRGTVETLTVEEWDRSMDTNVKGIYLMSKYVVPHMKAQNYGKIINTASINAIIGDKGDMFVRHVYNTSKAAVLGLTMGMATSYGQNNITVNAVGPGLFESDMTEGTLFKSSEFLTQYSRVCPLNLPAKRGELKGTILYFSSDMSSYVTGQFVVVAGGTELV
- a CDS encoding helix-turn-helix domain-containing protein; translated protein: MKREYEAKIYVTIFSRGILTAYEIHQFSGVPRGRVYDVLTILEQKGFISRSWEKPVYYTAEPVEKVSLRLVKDTLANLEHMTTCLNELQDVCYPLGGKIVGVHEFQTDLAIDTQIRMELRRSCKEVLILCFDERILQRYFDDIKEAAKRIPVYVVVKDKKMAKFSPIKCYMVKRGIPMTTMEMPVSSKKQRLPVLAQFYHDRQGTIAILEHKGQMICLGLVNNVSVFVAQSILQNIERIEPDE
- a CDS encoding nitrogen fixation protein NifH produces the protein MENWKAILKADHTNWLLEEENPSVRYFALKQILDKPEDDPKVRQAKYEIMQNGIVPDILRKQQEPAYLQAHPRFYTYKYKGLVWSLITLAELGASPSPQIQEHCEYILTCSQEKQDGGFSQNATVKTGGGRIHEVIPCLTGNMVWSLIRFGYIDDPRLQKGIDWLTQYMRFNDGTEDDPQVPPYNRYETCWGQHTCHMGVVKALKAFSAIPEEQRTQAVQDTIDKAAEFILTHHIYKRSHNLKRTSKPGWLKFGFPLMYQTDVLEILDILSELGVRDTRMDDALNLVVSKQDESGRWRLENTYASDRLLIPIGHKDEQSKWLTLRAMRIVKRLAN
- a CDS encoding aldehyde dehydrogenase family protein, translating into MQSSLDVRNPATNEVIGTIPNAAPDDVDNFVNAAADILPTWEKTAASKRAVMFVNAASLMRARVEELAVLLTTEQGKPLREARDEILGSAHVFEYYASVCGSIPGDARNLPGYGYLNVVRKPLGVCAAIIPWNIPVMIFAWKAGAALACGNAVLAKPSKTASLTILKIAEALHEGGFPKEALQIVTGSGGETGAALVSHPDVRHISFTGSVQSGKAVSLLAAPHLKKLTLELGGNDSFIVTKTADIDAAVKAAVRNRFYNCGQVCTSAKRILVDASLADEFVHKAEVMLSGYVVGNGLEKVNMGPVNNPDQLAQIEAWVENILANGDAQLVYGGKRLEMPGNFYAPTLLKNVSPLAVSEEIFGPVMSVIPFNTPDEALNIANSTQYGLGSSVWTTDIGTAHNFAEGLRCGVVWVNKHLTLPPEMPFGGVANSGFGRENGRDFVYEYTEPKSILFG